The DNA sequence GAGGGCGGCTACGGTAACTCCGGCCAGGACTGTATGGCCGCATCCCGCGTCTACATCGCCGACGGGATCTACGACGAGTTCGTCACCGAGCTCACCCGCGCCGTCTCGAAGGTCGCCATGGGTCAACCCGCCGACGAGTCCACCGAGATGGGCCCGGTGATCTCCCAGCGTCAGCGTGACCGGGTCGCCGGGTTCGTCGACCGGGCCACCGCCTCCGGCCCCGCCTCATTGGCAGTCGGCGGCCTCGGCTCTGGACCGGGTTTCTGGTACAAACCGTCGCTGGTCGTCGACGCCGCCCAAGACTCCGAGATCGTACAGAAAGAAGTCTTCGGTCCGGTGGTCACCACGACCCGCTTCACCAGCGAGGAGCAGGCCTTCGCCTGGGCCAATGACGTCGAATACGGCTTGGCCGCTTCCGTATTCACTCGCGACGTCGGACGGGCGATGCGTGCTGCCCGCAAACTCCAGTTCGGCACGGTCTGGGTCAACGACCACCTGCCGATCGTCTCCGAGATGCCCCACGGCGGCTTCAAGCAGTCCGGCCACGGCAACGACATGTCGATCTACTCCGTCGAGGAGTATACCGAGATCAAGCACATCATGATCAACCTCGAATCCTGATCAACCTGGTACCAGCCAACATTTTTGGAGTTTCTCTCGATGACTGCCCCCAGCCGCTCCGTCGTAGCGGTGAACCTGTTCTCGATGTTGCCGGGTGTCGATCCGGCTGACTTCGAGCGCTTCTCCACCGAGGTGGACCGGCCGACGTGCATGGCCCACCCGGACATCGTCCGACGCTTCGAAGCGTTTCGCGTCGACGAGGCACCCGACGGGGCTCCTGCGGACATTCTCGAAGTCATGGAGGTCACCGACTGGGCGGACTGGGAGGTACTCCGGGACACCCACCCGAGCATGAAACCCGTCATCGACGGCTTCAACGCTCTGGTCGACCCGGCCACCGTCCGCACGTACTTCACCCACGTCATCCCCGGAGAACTTCGATGAGCAACATCACCAACTACGACGCCATCATCATCGGCGCAGGACACAATGGTCTGATCACCGCCGGATACCTGGCCCGGGCCGGTAAGAAGGTCCTGGTCTTGGAAGCCCGCGATGTGGTGGGCGGCGCGTGCACCAGTGAGGAACTCATCCCCGGCTCCACGTGGTCGTCGTGTGCGTTCATCGCCAGTCTTCTTCGCCCTCAGATCATCGCGGACCTGGAGCTGGAGCGCTACGGCTTGGAGATGTATCAGACCGAAGCCAACGAGGTCAGCATCTTTCCCGACGGCAGCCACCTGTTCATGTGGAAAGACATGGACAAGACCCTCAAGGAAATCGAGAAGTTCTCCAAGCGCGACGCTGCCGCCTTCCTGGACTTCGGGCTGCGTGTCAAGAGATTCGCCTCCATCCTGACCCCTTTCCTACTGTCCCCCGCACCCAGCCGCTCCCAGGTGCTGGCCGCGTTCGAGGCCGCCGGCGCCGAAGACCTGTTCAACGAGATGGTGCTGCTGTCAACGAAGGATCTGCTGGACCGCTACTTCGACTCCGAACACATCAAGGGCCTGTTCACCTTCTTCGGCATGATTTCGGTGTGGGGCGGCCCGTCCACCCCGGGCACCGGTTACGTCTACGGGCACCACTCGGTCGGCGAGTTCAAGGGCACGCTGGGCCAGTGGGGCTTCGTCAAGGGCGGCATGGGCGGCATCACCCAGGCGCTGGCCCGTAGCGCCGAAGCGTACGGCGCAGAGATCCGGCTCAAGTCGCCGGTCAAGCAGGTCGTGGTCACCAAGGGTGAGGCCACCGGCGTCAAACTGGTCAGCGGCGAGACGATCTCGGCGCGCACGGTGATCTCCAACGCCGATCCGCAGCGCTCGATGCTGCAGTTGCTGCCGGCCGGTGCGGTGGACGCCAAACTGACCGCCAAGCTGGAGAGCTACGACGCCCGAGGCTCGATGGCGAGGATCCACCTGCTGATCGACGAGCTGCCCGACTACATCGGCTTCCCCGAGGGGATCGAGGGTCCGCAGCATCAGGCACAGGCGATCCTGGGCGCTTCGATCGAGAACTTCGAACGGGCCTGGGAAGCTGAGCGCCGAGGCGAGATCCCGGACGACTTCGTGATCGAAGCCGTCATCCAGTCCACCCACGACTCGACGCTGGCACCAAAGGGTAAGCACACGATGACCCTTGGTGTGCAGCAGCTTCCGTTCCAGCTGGCCGGTACCGACTGGGACACCATCCGCGACGAGTGGGCCGATCGAGTGCTGGAAGTTCTCTTCAGATACGCACCCAACCTTCGGGACCACATCCTCGAACGAGTCATCATCACTCCGAAGGACCTCGAGCGCGATTACGGTCTCACCGGCGGCAACATCTTCCACGGGTCGATGTTCTTCGATCAGCTGTTCAACAACCGGCCCACCCCGGAATTGGCTGACTACCGCACCACGGTGGCCAACTACTACCTGTGCGGGTCGGGCACCCACCCCGGCGGCGGCGTCATGGGCGCCAACGGACACAACGCCGCGCAAGTCGTCATCGCCGACCTCAACGGCACGCCCGCACCGACCGCGGCGCGCGTCGGCCCGGCGCCCAAGGCCGGGGCCATCGACCGCGCCCTGGAGACGGTCATGGACACCAAGGCAGGCAAGAAACTCGGCTACACCGTCGCGACCAGCCCGGCACTGCGCAAAGTCGTCAAGTTCGCTGCTCGCAGTAAAACCTCCTGATAAAACCCCCACCACAAAGGACCCGCCATGCTTGACCAGGACGACCCCCAGCCGCTGGCCACCGCGAAAGTCTCCCCTGATGGGTCAGCGGGTCTGGCGCGCAACCAGATCGGCGTTCTCGGCATCGTGTTCTTCGTCGTGGCTGCCGCCGCACCGCTGACCGTGGTGGTGGCCCTGTTCCCGGTGATCGTCGGAGCCGGGAACGGGGTCGGCATCGCCGGTGCCTTCGTCCTCGTCGCCGTGGTGCTGACCATATTCGCGGTCGGCTACGTCGCAATGAGCAAGCACATCACGAACGCCGGCGCGTTCTATGCATTCATCACCCGGGGTCTTGGCAGACCGATGGGACTGGGTTCGGCCTCGCTGGCGATCTTTGCCTACGACGCGATCCAACTCGGCGTCATCGGTGGCTTCGGTTATTACACGGCCGAATTCGTCAACAAACACACCGGCGTCAACGTCCCGTGGTGGGTGTTCTCGTTCCTGGCCATGGGGGCCGCACTCTTCCTGGGTGTCCGCCAGATCCACGCCGGCGCGCGTGTCCTGGCGGTGCTGCTGACCTTGGAGACCGGTGTCATCCTCGTTCTCAACATCGGCATCCTCGTCAACTCGCCGACTCCCATCGGCGAGTACTCCTTCGAGCCGTTCGCTCCTTCGGCGGTGTTCGCGGGCGCCCTGGGAGTGGCGCTCATGTTCGCCCACGCCTCGTTCATCGGATTCGAGGGCACCGCCATCTACGGCGAGGAAGCCAAGGACCCCAAGCGCACCGTTCCTCGGGCCACCTACACTTCGGTAATCTTCATGGGCGTGTTCTACGCCGTCACCGCCTTCCTGATCGTCAACGCCGTTGGCGTCGGGAAAGTCGTGGGCCTGGCCGAAACCGAAGGCGGCAACCTGGTTTTCGCGGTCACCGACAGCGTGTTGGGTCGGGTCGGCACCGAGGCGTTCCAACTGCTGGTGATCACCAGTCTGTTCGCCGCGATCCTCACGTTCCACAACAACGTCGCCCGCTACCTCTACTCGCTGGGCCGGCAGGGTGTCATCTGGTCGCGGCTGGGCACCACCCACCCGACCCGCCAGTCACCGGCGCTGGCCTGCTACGTGCAGATCGGGATGGTCGCGATCGTGGTCGCCGTCTTCGCCATTCTGGGCCTGCACCCCTACACCACCTTGTTCACCTGGTGGACGGGCGTGGGCGCGGCGGCGATCATTCTGCTGCAGACCATTGCCAGCGTCGCGATCTTCGTGTTCTTCCGCCGCTCGGACGTGGACAAGCGGCCGTGGAACACCTTCATCGCGCCACTGCTCGGTATCGCCGGTCTACTGCCCTTCCTCTGGTACGCGGTCACCGGAATGGACGTGCTACTCGGTGGCGGGGGCTGGCTGCAAACCTGCTTCACAACAATGCTGTTCGCTTCGTTGGCCATCGGTATCGTCGGCGCCTACCTCATCAAAGCGCGCTCACCGCAGCGTTACGCACAGCTGAATTCCACACTCGGCGACCGCCTCTGACGCCGAACTCGAGGTGTTGCCCCGGCGGTAACTGCCGATAACCGCCGCGCCACTCCGCATGCGCTGGAGCGCCCACATCCGAAGCGCCCAGCCGATTGTCGGCCCTCGCAAGGGTCGAACGCTTCCCTCGCACAGAGATCGAGAAATGCTCGCGACAACGTCGCGACAGCCCCAAGGAGTCAGAGCCGGTGTCGTCACCGCAACATGCAGCCGTCGACGAGAAGTCGAGTGCCTCGCTACTGCTCGCGGCCGAATCCGTCACCAAGATGTACGGCGAGGTGACGGTCCTCCACTCCGTTGACGTCGAGTTCCACGCCGGCGAAATCCACGCACTTCTCGGGGAAAACGGCGCCGGCAAAAGCACATTGGTCAAGATACTGGCAGGCATCATCTCCCCGAGTGGTGGACGAGTATCAGGGCCCGCCTACGACAACCACGACGTCGCCATGGTCTTCCAAGAGCTCTCAGTCGTGCCGCAGCTGTCCGTACTCGACAACCTCGCATTGGCAGGACGGGCGAACCGATGGTTGGTGCCTTACCGGCAGCTACGCGGCCGTGCTCGCAAGGTACTCGATGCCGCAGGCCTGACCGATGTCCATCTCGACCGACCCGTCGAGACGCTGTCATTGGCTCAGCAGCAATTGCTCGAGTTGGCGCGCGGGCTGATTCGCGACGCTCAGGTGCTCGTTCTCGATGAGCCCACCGCCACGCTGTCCGATGTCGAGATCCGCCGCGTTCATACCGTGACCCGAAATCTCGCCGCCGCCGGACATGCCGTCCTCTACATCACTCACCGGCTGGGCGAGGTTATGGAACTGGCGGATCGGGTGACCATTCTTCGATCTGGGCGAGTCGCGGCGACCGGGCACCGATCTGCATTCACCATGGCCGCCATCGTCGAGCACATGTTGGGCGAGGCGCATGCCAACGCCGCGAAAATCGTTCCCGCCGAACGTGACCGCGATCCGGACAACGTCCTGGAATTGGCCGGGCTGACGGTTCGAGGCCACTACGAGGATGTCAGCTTCACCGCGCGCGACGGCGAAATCATCGCGCTGTTCGGTCAAGTCGGCTCCGGCGCCGAGGATGTCGTGCGTACCCTGGCGGGCCTTCTCCCCCCGCACCGCGGCTCCATCACGCTGTGCGGTGACGCTCTTGCCGTTCCGTCCCGCGTGGCGACGAAGCGCAGGGGCATCGGTTATGTTCCCGCCGACCGCGCGACCGAGGGAGTGTTCCTCAATGCCGCAGTGACCACCAACATCTCGTCGAGTGCGCTGGACCGCATCAGTGGCGCGCAAGTGCTCAGACACAGGCTCGAACGCGAGCTCGCAGGTGAGATGGCGGACGGTGTGCAGTTCAACCGTGAGCGGCTCGGCGAAAACGTCTCGGCGTTCAGCGGCGGCAACCAGCAGAAGGTCGCGATCGCCCGCGCACTTGCGATGCATCCCCGGCTGTTGCTCATGAGCGAACCTACACGCGGCGTCGACATCGGCGCCCGGGCAGAGATCTACCAAACCCTGCGTCGCTTGGCCTCCCACCACGTCCTGGTGGTCGTCTACAGCACCGACATCGTCGAGATCCGCGACCTCGCCGACCGTGCCGTCACGATGTACCGCGGAAAGACGGTTGGCAGCCACCGAGTCGACGACACCGACGACACCACGCTGATCACCGAGATTCTGCACGGAGAGGTGGCATGACTTTCTGGGAACGCCGCGCCTCGCTCCGGGCGCCGCGACTCAGCACGACCGCCACCGGGTTGGTCACCGCGGCCACCATCGCACTGGGCGCCATCGCAACCGTCACCATCGATGCGTTCCCCACCGCGTCGAACATTCGCGGCCTGTGCTTGTCGGTGTCCCTCATCGGCATCATCGCCGTCGGCCTGAGTTTCATCACCATCGCCGGACAGGTGTTCTCCCTGTCGATACCC is a window from the Mycolicibacterium litorale genome containing:
- a CDS encoding phytoene desaturase family protein, which produces MSNITNYDAIIIGAGHNGLITAGYLARAGKKVLVLEARDVVGGACTSEELIPGSTWSSCAFIASLLRPQIIADLELERYGLEMYQTEANEVSIFPDGSHLFMWKDMDKTLKEIEKFSKRDAAAFLDFGLRVKRFASILTPFLLSPAPSRSQVLAAFEAAGAEDLFNEMVLLSTKDLLDRYFDSEHIKGLFTFFGMISVWGGPSTPGTGYVYGHHSVGEFKGTLGQWGFVKGGMGGITQALARSAEAYGAEIRLKSPVKQVVVTKGEATGVKLVSGETISARTVISNADPQRSMLQLLPAGAVDAKLTAKLESYDARGSMARIHLLIDELPDYIGFPEGIEGPQHQAQAILGASIENFERAWEAERRGEIPDDFVIEAVIQSTHDSTLAPKGKHTMTLGVQQLPFQLAGTDWDTIRDEWADRVLEVLFRYAPNLRDHILERVIITPKDLERDYGLTGGNIFHGSMFFDQLFNNRPTPELADYRTTVANYYLCGSGTHPGGGVMGANGHNAAQVVIADLNGTPAPTAARVGPAPKAGAIDRALETVMDTKAGKKLGYTVATSPALRKVVKFAARSKTS
- a CDS encoding APC family permease, with the protein product MLDQDDPQPLATAKVSPDGSAGLARNQIGVLGIVFFVVAAAAPLTVVVALFPVIVGAGNGVGIAGAFVLVAVVLTIFAVGYVAMSKHITNAGAFYAFITRGLGRPMGLGSASLAIFAYDAIQLGVIGGFGYYTAEFVNKHTGVNVPWWVFSFLAMGAALFLGVRQIHAGARVLAVLLTLETGVILVLNIGILVNSPTPIGEYSFEPFAPSAVFAGALGVALMFAHASFIGFEGTAIYGEEAKDPKRTVPRATYTSVIFMGVFYAVTAFLIVNAVGVGKVVGLAETEGGNLVFAVTDSVLGRVGTEAFQLLVITSLFAAILTFHNNVARYLYSLGRQGVIWSRLGTTHPTRQSPALACYVQIGMVAIVVAVFAILGLHPYTTLFTWWTGVGAAAIILLQTIASVAIFVFFRRSDVDKRPWNTFIAPLLGIAGLLPFLWYAVTGMDVLLGGGGWLQTCFTTMLFASLAIGIVGAYLIKARSPQRYAQLNSTLGDRL
- a CDS encoding sugar ABC transporter ATP-binding protein — translated: MSSPQHAAVDEKSSASLLLAAESVTKMYGEVTVLHSVDVEFHAGEIHALLGENGAGKSTLVKILAGIISPSGGRVSGPAYDNHDVAMVFQELSVVPQLSVLDNLALAGRANRWLVPYRQLRGRARKVLDAAGLTDVHLDRPVETLSLAQQQLLELARGLIRDAQVLVLDEPTATLSDVEIRRVHTVTRNLAAAGHAVLYITHRLGEVMELADRVTILRSGRVAATGHRSAFTMAAIVEHMLGEAHANAAKIVPAERDRDPDNVLELAGLTVRGHYEDVSFTARDGEIIALFGQVGSGAEDVVRTLAGLLPPHRGSITLCGDALAVPSRVATKRRGIGYVPADRATEGVFLNAAVTTNISSSALDRISGAQVLRHRLERELAGEMADGVQFNRERLGENVSAFSGGNQQKVAIARALAMHPRLLLMSEPTRGVDIGARAEIYQTLRRLASHHVLVVVYSTDIVEIRDLADRAVTMYRGKTVGSHRVDDTDDTTLITEILHGEVA